The following DNA comes from Methanomassiliicoccales archaeon LGM-DZ1.
GATGTCGAAGGTCTTCGAAGCGGGATTGTTGTCCTTGTCGGTGTAGTTGACGGTGACCTGCTTGGTCTCGGGATCCTCCTCGACGTTGGACACACGGGCTCCGCGGTGCATGTGGATGCCGTACTCGTCCTCGGCCCTCTTGATGTAGGCCTCGAACTCCTTTCCGTAGGACCTGATGTCCATGAAGAAGATGTCCTCGTCGACGTCTCCGTGCTCCTTGGTGATCTGGGCCTGCTTGGTCGCGTACATGCAGCACACGGACGAGCAGTAAGTCTTCCAGTTCTTCTTATGGGACCTGGATCCGCAGCACTGGATCCATGCGACGGACTTGGGGCCCCTCTCGCCGGCGCCTTTCTGGGCGACGCCGAACTTGTCGTAGACGATGGTGGAGGGCACAGGTATGTGTCCGTCGAACGGACCGGCGGCGCCTTCCATCCTCTCGTACTCGATGGCGGTGACGACGTTCTTGAACCTTCCGTATCCGTACTCGGACGCGTTCTTGGCGTTCCAGACGGAGAATCCGGCGGCGACGACGATGGATCCGACATCAAGTGTCAGGTCCTGGTCCTTGTCCTCGTAGCTGATGGCCTGCTTGCCGCAGACCTTCGCGCAGACACCGCACTTGTTCTCACGGAGCTTCTTGCAGTATCTGGGGTCGATGAGCGCCACCCTGGGCACAGCCTGAGAGTGGGGGATGTAGATGGCCCTCCTGGTGGTGAGCCCGTACTCGAACTCGTTGGGGATCCCGCGGGTCGGGCACTTCGCGACGCAGTCTCCGCACGAGGTGCAGAGGGTCGGGTCGACGTACCTGGCCTTCTTGGTCACGGTGACCTTGAAGTCTCCCGCCTCACCGTCGACTTTCTTGACCTCGTGGTAGGTCATGAGGGTGATGTTGGGGTGACCGGCTGCATCCGCCATCTTGGGGGACAGGATGCACGCAGAGCAGTCGTTCGTGGGGAAGGTCTTGTCGAGCATGCACATGGTCCCGCCGATCGTGGGCAGCCTGTCCACGAGGTAGACGTGGATGTTCCTGTCCGCAAGATCGAGAGACGCCTGTATACCGGCGATTCCTCCGCCGATCACAAGAGCAGATTTGGTTGTCAATTCATTACCTCCGTTCCCAATTTTTGGTTGGAATGAGAAATAGGATGGCAAGCGGTTATTAAACCCCGATTATGAAGGTTTTTTATATCATTGATACCATTATTTATTTTTACATTCTCGAAAATCAAATAAAAAACGGCTCAAACAAATTTTAGGTAGGGTAAAAAACCCAATGTGCCAGCATCGGAGCGCAACGGCTTCGATAGTGGTTTAGCCGATTAGGTAAAATAACTATTTTCCCTGTACCTTAATCGCATAATAATTTCAAATTCGTATCCGTTTAAGATTTGCCTAAAATTTTTCAAATCAGGAACTCCTGCAGAATGGATTAAATATCATTGGTTAGAGATTTGATTTCAGTCCGCGATGCTGGGTATTGCAGGATGCTGTATCCATCTGCGATTCTCAGACCGTCCGGGGCCAGGCAGGCGGCTTGGGCCCGCACCGTCCGGGTTCCGCTGGACCGTAGGGCCGCTACGCCTCCGCAGCTCCCCCGGAGAGGGTCTTAGCCTCCGAGGAAACCCCTCCCGTCAGCGAACGATTAAAGCGGTGCCGTGCGATGGGCCCGGCATCATGACCGTCAAATCCAAGCGCGGGAGGCGCCGCTACATCGCGTTCAAAGTCTCCCCCGGCCTCACGGCACCGGAGCTGTCCCAAAAGGTGCCGAGGCAGTTCCGCGTCATCCAGTGCGCAGGGGGCATGGCGATAGTCCGGTGCTCCCCGGAGACGGCGGACGGCTGCAAGGCAGCGGTCAGGCGCGCGGACCCTTCCTCCGAGCCGGTCCGCACATCGGGCACCCTGCGCACCCTCCGCGCCAGGTACCGCATCCTCAGGGAGAATGCTCCGCCCAGGCCGCCCCGCAAGGTGCCTCCGGGAACGTCCGGCGCCCGCTGACCTCTGTGACGCGCTTTCTTATAGAAGCGCGTTCATACGAGGGCCACAGAGGATAACCATGCAACCAGGACAAATGGCATATGATCGGGGGATAACCGTCTTCTCCCCTGACGGAAGGCTGTTCCAGGTAGAGTACGCCCGCGAGGCCGTCAAGAAGGGAGCGACGACCATCGGTGTCAAGTTCAAGGGCGGCGTGCTCCTGGCGGTGGACAAACGTGTCTCCTCCAAACTAGTGGAGCCCGATTCCATCGAGAAGATCTACAACATCGACGATTACATCGGCTGCGCGACCTCCGGCCTGGTCGCGGATGCCAGGATCCTCGTCGACCAGGCGAGGAAAGAGGCCCAGATCCACCGCGTCAACTACGGGGAGAACATCGGCGTGGAGATGCTGACCAAGAAGGTCTGCGACTACGAGCAGAACTTCACCCAGTACGGAGGGGCCAGGCCCTTCGGCACCGCCCTGCTCGTGGCGGGGACCGACGACCTGGGCATCCACCTGTTCGAGACCGACCCGTCCGGCGCGCTCGTGGCGTACAAGGCGAGCTGCATCGGGAGCGGGCGCGCCGTGGCGATGGAGGTCTTCGAGAAATCGTACCGCGA
Coding sequences within:
- the psmA gene encoding archaeal proteasome endopeptidase complex subunit alpha, with product MAYDRGITVFSPDGRLFQVEYAREAVKKGATTIGVKFKGGVLLAVDKRVSSKLVEPDSIEKIYNIDDYIGCATSGLVADARILVDQARKEAQIHRVNYGENIGVEMLTKKVCDYEQNFTQYGGARPFGTALLVAGTDDLGIHLFETDPSGALVAYKASCIGSGRAVAMEVFEKSYRDGMPYGEALKLALEALSAAIEEDLKPESVEIGVVEEGSKFRRLSDDEKAEAIKGIGKKDAGSEDGADSEDKPKRSPRTKKAVKKTEE